The genome window TTTATCTTTTTGTCTTCGATGACTATCCAGTGACCCAATGCACCCCTTGGTGCTTCGTGCCAACCATAACCTTTTGCTGTCTTTGGCCAGGATGCTGGTTCCCATTTTTCATTGTTATGGATAGCAAGATCACCCGTCTTTATGTTTTGTACGAGCATGTCTACCCATTTTGGTAGCCTGTTTACGACTATGAGGGTTTCAATTGCTCTTGCAGCAGTTCTACCTAATGTGGAGAAGAGTACTTCTGGTCCAACATTCAACTTCTTCAGTACCAAATCGACGGTTTCTTTTATCTCCTTGTGTCCCTTTGCGTAGCCTATCAGCATCCTTGAAAGTGGTCCAACCTCCATTGCCTTATCATCGTATCTTGGTGCTTTTACCCATGAGTATTTGTTATCTGTGTCAAGGTATTCATAAGGTGGTTTGGGTCCTGTATACTTCCAGTTTTGTTCACCATCATAGGGGTGCTTAGCTTTGTCGTCACCACCGGTGTATTCATACCAGGAGTGTTTGACGTATTCTGTAACTTTTTCTTGGGAGACAGGCAATACTTTGGACAGATCACCATTTAATATGACACCTGATGGGAACCATAGGTTATTCGGAAATCCGTCTTGACCTTCAGGGAATTCCCCGTAAGATAGATAGTTTTTATGGCCAGTACCTATTTTTGCCCAATCCAAATAGAAGGGGGCTACTGCCAAAACATCTGGGATATATACCTGCTCAACAAACTCTTTTGCCATAGCAAAATACTTATTGATTTGGGCAATTTTGTCTGCATTGAGTGCATTTTGGCTTGTTGGATCAACAGGGATAGACATACCACCCACCAAGAAAGTCTGGGGATGTGGGTTTTTAGAGCCTAAAATAGCATGAACTTTGATGATCTCTTTTTGTAAATGTAGGGCCTCCAGGTAGTGGGCTACAGCCATCAGGTTTGCTTCTGGTGGAAGTTTGTATGCTGGGTGTCCCCAATAGGCATTGCCAAAAGGTCCAAGCCTTCCAGTTTTAGCAAAAGCAGCCACTTTGTCTTGTACTGATTTAAAGTAGGCTTCACTTGAATATTTCCACGGGGAAATTGATTGTTGTAAAGCAGCTGTTTTCTTCGGATCAGCCTTAAGAGCTGAAACAATATCCACCCAGTCAAGGGCGTGCAGATGATAAAAATGGATTACATGATCCTGAACCAACTGAATACCTATTATAAGATTCCTTATCATCTCTGCATTAAAAGGTACTTTAATATTTAATGCATTTTCCACAGCTCTTATAGAGGCTATAGAGTGTACAGTTGTACAGACACCACAAAATCTTTGGGTAAAATACCATGCGTCTCTAGGATCTCTCCCTTGTAAGATCTTTTCAACACCTCTAAACATTGTGGAGCTTGACCACGCATCCACTATCTTACCATTTTCTACCTTTGCTTCTATCCTTAAATGCCCTTCTATCCTTGTAATTGGGTCAACAACAACCTTCTGAGCCATACAAAAACCCCCTTATTTATTATCTTCTTCTATATCAACTTCATTATTTTCTACTTTTTTAATAAGGCCCCTGTTTCTAATAAGGCTAACAATACCATGTGTACCGAAAATAACAGCAGAAGCACCCACGATAGCTGTCCCAATCTTAGTTGCGGTGGCTTCTACGCCAAATCCGGGGACATTTGGTAACCTATGGTAAAGTGGAGTCATGGTATCCCAAAAACCTGGTTCACTACATCCTGCGCACCCATGCCCGGCCATAACAGGCCAACTTAACCCTTCATTCCATCTTAAAGTGGGACAGTTATGGAAGGTTTCTGGGCCTTTACAACCCATCTTATATAAACACCATCCTTTTCTGTGGGCATCATCGCCCCACGTTTCAACAAATTGCCCTGCATCAAAATGGGCTCTTCTTTCACAATTATCATGTATCCTTTTACCGTATGCAAATTTGGGTCTTAAAAATTTATCCATAGCAGGGGCAGCACCAAAAAGAAGATAGTGTACTATAGTCCCTGTTAGATTATCCACATTCATAGGACAACCTGGGAGGTTTATCACAGTTTTGTGGGGGAGGATTTCCTTTACACTTTTTGCACCTGTTGGGTTTGGATATGCTGCAGGCAGACCACCGTAAGCAGCGCATGTTCCTACTGCTATAATAAATGCAGCGTCTTCACCAACTTTTTTTAGTATATCTACGGCTGATTTACCACCGATTGTGCAGTATACTCCATCATCTTTAACAGGGATAGAGCCTTCTACAACAACGATATACTTCCCTTTGTATTTTCCCACTGTGGCATCTTTTGCTTCTTCTGCTTGATGACCAGCTGCAGCCATGATTGTCTCATGGTAATCTATAGACAAGTAGTCTAAAACTAATTCTGCAACTGAAGGTCTGTCAGCTCTTAATAAAGATTCTGAGTCTCCAGCACAATCTTGAAATTCAAGCCATATCACAGGAGGTCTTTTGTCGGACTCTATAGCTTCTGCTACTCTTGGAGCCAAAGATGGTGATAAAGCCAACATACCACTTAAGGCGGTGCAATACTTGAGGAAATCCCTTCTACTTATACCATATTCTTTCAAAAAATCGGTTACTTTGGACATAGATAAACCTCCACTTGTTAATTTCAATTATATTATATAGTATGTTTTTACAATGTCAAGTTAAAGTCGTACTTACATTGTAATATACAGAATAAATTTTTATGGTCTGAGTTAATTATTGATAAAAAAACTGATCTGGTAATAACCTATTGTTGATCGCTATTGTTTAATTTCTCTTTTAGTAGAGAGCCTAAACTAAAAGAATCATTTTCCTGTTTCTGTAGTTTTTTCATGTACTCCTTGACCTCAGAACGTTCAGTATCTTGTTTGAATTTTTTTATACTAAGAATGATACTTCTATTCTTGGGGTCAACCTTTATAACGGTTGCTTTGACATTGATCCCTACTGGGTATGTTTCAGATACACTTGATTTGGTGTCATCTACCTCTTTTAATGGAACAAAACCTTTTACCCCTTTACCAAGATTTAAAATCAAACCATCCTTTTCGATAGCATCAACATTGGCTTCTACTACTTTACCTACAGGATAAAGCTTATCGATCTCTTTCCATGGGTTTTTTTCGAGTTGTTTGATCCCCAAAGCTATTCTTTCTTTCTCTGGATCTATTGCAAGGATTTTTGCTTCTATTATATCACCTTCTTTAAACCTCTGACTTAGATCTTCTATCTCTTCTGTCCAAGATATATCGGATTTCCTTACAAGACCGTCAACTACACCACCAAAATCCACAAAAAGTCCGAAATCGGTGATATTTTTTATCTTGCCTTTAACGATAGAGCCTTCAGGATGTTCTCTTTT of Calditerrivibrio sp. contains these proteins:
- a CDS encoding nickel-dependent hydrogenase large subunit; amino-acid sequence: MAQKVVVDPITRIEGHLRIEAKVENGKIVDAWSSSTMFRGVEKILQGRDPRDAWYFTQRFCGVCTTVHSIASIRAVENALNIKVPFNAEMIRNLIIGIQLVQDHVIHFYHLHALDWVDIVSALKADPKKTAALQQSISPWKYSSEAYFKSVQDKVAAFAKTGRLGPFGNAYWGHPAYKLPPEANLMAVAHYLEALHLQKEIIKVHAILGSKNPHPQTFLVGGMSIPVDPTSQNALNADKIAQINKYFAMAKEFVEQVYIPDVLAVAPFYLDWAKIGTGHKNYLSYGEFPEGQDGFPNNLWFPSGVILNGDLSKVLPVSQEKVTEYVKHSWYEYTGGDDKAKHPYDGEQNWKYTGPKPPYEYLDTDNKYSWVKAPRYDDKAMEVGPLSRMLIGYAKGHKEIKETVDLVLKKLNVGPEVLFSTLGRTAARAIETLIVVNRLPKWVDMLVQNIKTGDLAIHNNEKWEPASWPKTAKGYGWHEAPRGALGHWIVIEDKKIKNYQAVVPSTWNASPRDAKGIRGQYEESLIGTPIADPKKPLEILRTIHSFDPCLACAVHVYDEKGELQAKVKIL
- a CDS encoding hydrogenase small subunit; amino-acid sequence: MSKVTDFLKEYGISRRDFLKYCTALSGMLALSPSLAPRVAEAIESDKRPPVIWLEFQDCAGDSESLLRADRPSVAELVLDYLSIDYHETIMAAAGHQAEEAKDATVGKYKGKYIVVVEGSIPVKDDGVYCTIGGKSAVDILKKVGEDAAFIIAVGTCAAYGGLPAAYPNPTGAKSVKEILPHKTVINLPGCPMNVDNLTGTIVHYLLFGAAPAMDKFLRPKFAYGKRIHDNCERRAHFDAGQFVETWGDDAHRKGWCLYKMGCKGPETFHNCPTLRWNEGLSWPVMAGHGCAGCSEPGFWDTMTPLYHRLPNVPGFGVEATATKIGTAIVGASAVIFGTHGIVSLIRNRGLIKKVENNEVDIEEDNK